The DNA segment ATATATTGAACCAAATGGAGCGGTCCTGTGCTGCACTTGTCCACAATGGGTCACAAGACAGCtaatcaaaaaacacaaacatggcCATGAAACAAGCAGTACATACTGAAGCTTGTTTAACACTGGACTAGGTGTGTTAACAAATAATGCTCAAGTGATGCTCagtattttttctgtattcatttttatatggTGCACATTTGTTTGGACTGTCCACCATTGGTTTCTAACATGCACACAGTGCAGCTATGCAGCAAACTCTGCATATTAGGCCATCGAATTGGAGAAGCAGGTTCGAAAAAGGGTCCATGCATGAATGTAAATTGTGCCATATGTAATTCAGAAAACAGACATAATTATTAATTGAAATTAAAGACGTCTGATATTTAAATTCTAATtatactttagtttaggtactgcaaaaatacatctattactcctttactcttatgtaataataacttaacaaaggcttcttttggtgttaatTATGGTTATAAAGCATCAATAAAGTGGTAATTCGTCTCTGTGTACCATTGCACATAAGAGCCTGTAATACACTGGTGAAATTACTTAGGAATATGAAGGATGCACATGTCTAATAATGAAGTAtttaatatcaagaaaaataTGTCTCACTTATGCCACCTGTGACCATTCCAAGATGACATTATTTTATTAGGCCACATTGCATAGATGATCAAAGGCTTTGCTTTGCAAGTGTCATTATCGCTAAAAATGTCTTTATTCacatcttgttacataacagcatatgagtaataaatgcattttgcagtacctaaacgtagtactagggtgttgtaccgtgttagccattatgaatgtagagaaaagccaagcaaaatgacaccttttattggctaactagaaagattacaatatgcaagctttcgaggcaactcaggccccttcttcaggcaagatgtaatcaattgattacatcttgcctgaagaaggggcctgagttgcctcgaaagcttgcatattgtaatctttctagttagccaataaaaggtgtcattttgcttggcttttctctacagtacctaaactaaagtgttacctaaaTTAATTTTGGAGGCTAACCacttttttgaacattttcttctttttaattttacatacattGTGCTCAAACTTACTAGTgtcctttttatcattttttcattttattctttcattgtttttccaGCAATATTTTAAATGATCCCTCCATTTAGATTATTCAATGTGTATGCATTCTCGTTGATCAAAACTGAAAGTCCGCATACACAAATTTGGAACACAGTCATTAGTATTGACTTGCAACATGCTGGCTGAATATTTATGGAGGGGTGGGGTAGCAAAACATATTGATTTAGTCAAGTAGCAGAAGTGTTCTAAAAGATAGGAGTTGTTCAGGAAAACCTTATCTTGTATCATTAAAACCTAATCTTTTACCCTTACATGTATGTTGTTTTTTGCCATTACAAAACAGGGGTTTGAACAGGGGTGCATGAAAAAGTGCAAATTGATTGCATGTGAAGAGTGAAATCCTAGATGATCAGAAATGTGTGACACTTGCTGAAGTAATGCACATTAGCATGGCAGAAAGagagtaatacatttacacattGATTCAAATTAATGCTTCGTTCCCAGCTAGACAAGTATGTATCATAGGATCAAGACTGGAAAATCTATCCTTAGGATTACCAGGCCATGGTGTAGATATTGACAGGgtgcaaaaaaaggaaattatatAGTTTTATCTGAATGACTCGCAAATTTGAGGATAGTGCAACATCAGGGTCTGCTTATGTCAAGCATCTGCGACAGTGGCAAAGCACACAATACAGACATCAAACAAAAATGCCAGTGAAAAGATTTCAAAACAGCATCCATACATGTAGAAAGACAAAACATAATTTTTCAGCTTCCTGAAACTGCTGTCATTAGTGCCACCTTAGTTTCATCAGCTAGGTCAGACTGCAATAAACCCATTTAGGAAATTCTGTTAGATTAGAGGTTGACATCATAATGAAATGTTCCATAACTGCTACCACTGACTGATCTGTGTGCAATATCTGTTTTAGTTCCCTATACTTATATTTCCTGAGCACATAGATTGAGTTGCAAAAATTGCATATTTCACTGCCTGAGAATGGTGCACAATGACACAGCTAATGAAGACCTGTTATACTGGTATTACAATACAAGTCAGTGCAATGTAGATTGGATATAAAATCAGGAATGTTGAATACGTACAATACAAAGGTGAAAATAAATCTGCCTGATGCGCATACCTCACTCCTTTTTACTGTGCACCATAAACAAAAAGACTGATTTAGTAAAAAAAACTACAGTTTTCTAATGCATCAATAAAAATCAGCTTACATGGTTTTGATTACAATTTTATTGCTTATAATTGTAGTATTTATGAGCCcatatttgagatttttttcataatCTGATCTCTAATTTCTTTAGTTCGAAgtccataaataattggattgcAACAACATGGCAAAAGCAAATACAGAACACCTATGAGGATATGAACATCAGATGAAATTGAATGTTTCACTCTGTATGCAATCAATGAACAGAATGCTGACAGATAGGTCATtaaaattacaatcaaatgaGTACTGCATGTGTGAATTGCTTTCTGGCGTTCAACACCACAAGCTGACTTCACTACTacagaaaaaattttaatgtaggaaattaaaatgaaaagcaagtcAAATCCAATCAACAAACACATGGCAACTAATCCCATTATGTTATTTTTGCTTGTGTTGCCACAAGCTAAGCTGACAAGTGCCATGTGCTCACAATAGCAGTGCTCAATTACATTTGACAAACAATATGAAAGAGATCCAGCCATGAGGACGATAAGGAATATAAGAATGAAACTTCTTAGTACAGCTGCAATAAATGCTATTAAAAAGCTGGAACTATTTATATAATCATTGTATCGCAGTGGATTACATATAGCAACATAGCGATCTATAGCCATTATCAGCAGAATGGCTGATTCAAAAGAAgcaacaaaatgcacaaaatacatttGGATCAAGCAACCTAAAAGAGAAATTTCATTCCAGTCACATAAAAAATTGAATAACATCTTTGGGACAAATGTTACAGGTACAGTCATATCAATAGCTGCTATTGcagcaattaaaaaatacataggaGAATGCAAACTAGGTGCAGACTTTATTAAGTAAATTATTGCAGAATTACAGAATATTATaagcacaaataaaataaagaaaggaataaaaagaaaGCGTCTGTGCTCTCTTACTCCCTGGAATCCActgaaaatgaaaactgtatAAGAATTGTTCTCTCTTCTGTACTCATTCATTGTAACGTTAGTTTTTCAAACATTGCCTACAAAACCAATAATGGAAAAAGTTAATGATGTTTCAATGGTAACTTGTCGATGTTCAACTACTCAGAAGTTAAAAAAGACTAATTGTCTCAAATGTTCCAGTATCTTGCGTATCAAGAATAAACAACAGGGTGTAGAACTGTAAGACTTACAAAGATGATGAGGCTTTAATTGTATCTGATGCCCACAGTGAGAtcacagtaaataaaacattagGAGCCTGTCTTTCCAAAGTTCAAGTGATAATATTCTAAACTGAATTATTTTATATCATCtaaaaaaacataatgttaaaatgaatgaaaaattagACAATATAAAAATCTAAGTAAGGTAGACAGTTGAGTAGTTGAAATAGTTGCAATACTTGCAATAgctgaatttaaaaaatcttaAGCTTAATTATAATGCTGCAATTATGTACTTAAGTAACACATTCAATTCTAtttaattacatactgtataaatattctaggaaaatgtagaaaaaaagatTGGATACTATACTTAATAAAACACTAATTGtattagtatttttaaaaatacttacataaatccctttatattgtatttattccAGACTGTTAGCTAAGGTTTATAAGTAGCTGCCTTTAAATACTCCAATTTCCCAGCTGAATTGTTTCCTAAGCAGCAGGTACCAAATTACCACTGACTAGATAGTGGAATtcatataattatttcaaatgtatgtgtttaaattCCTAAAAGCCAATTAtctaaaaaaaatagcatttactGTTCCTTTTTAATGAAAGGCATTGGCAAATTTAAGAAATAATCACAATTgtccttaaaataaaattaaaataatacttaatACACCATATGCAGTCACCTATTCACTTGTAACATCACTgctgtcttttttaaaatatacacatactCTTTTGCATCATTTTCTAGATAAATTATTAGTATATAATGTTTGAATCTGATCAGATCAGCtgcaatttaaatataaatagtaaGCAATAGATAAAATATGTAATTAGGAATTGaattaaatgtattgcatttaaaTCCTAACAAtacttttacaaaattatttttcctaTCTGCGGATATCTCCAGATATTAGAACTACTGTGCATTTCTAAATAAGAGCTTGTTCTTCTTTTAGATGACAACAGAGTGTTGTTTTTTTACTAAGGCTTATGAAAGCCTTTCCaacagcaagaaaaacaaaactggagTGAGACAGTAAAGAGAATAATTATAGCTTATCATATCCATTTTTGATCTCTTTATATCTATGTGAAAATAACATACTAAACAACAGCCAGAGTGAGCCTATCAGAGGAAGTTCTTGCCAAACcattgttttggattttttttgaaaAGGCAACTGCAAaagttgacaaaagcaaagcataaaaTATAGATTACTAAAACCTCACATCACATCTACCCAGCTCCACTCTCCATCCTCTGGTTAACCTACTTCATTTTAAGTGGAGCAGCTACTTTTAGATACCAATTTCAACAGCATATCAAAAGATGATGGACTATAAAGAACATCTCAGATTCAACATTGGCTGTTTCTCTCCAGTAATAGCAAAACTGATCAGTACTGTAACTtacaagtacagtatgtgcaattcCAATCACTTTACACTTGGTAAatacctacactttgttaatttacttCTAGATAATTTTTGGTAATACTTATTTTTTATCTGTTGCTGTAACCCTGCAATGTACTTTAGGATTAATAGTTTCATTGTTCTGTCAATCTATTGTAGAATTCAGACAATGTGTTTGCTACAACAGTATACTTTTATGCAATAATGTGAAGAACTTCAATGAGACTCAAGAGACAAGTTGAATATTTCAGGGTGAGTTTTATGCTTGGAGTTTGCCATCTTTGTACCACATCTGGGTTAGTGCAGTTCTCTGCCACACGAATATAGTATTTTCAACaagagatctttatttatgtgGATCTGAACATCATGAGGAGGCAAGGATGCCTGCACTATGCGTTTATCACCAATATTGTGTTGCATAATTCCAAAGAGGCCTGTTctagtaaacatttttcatatgttcTTATCATTGAATCTGTCCATAACTGTTGCATCCATGTTGACCAGTTATGCCACTGATGCACAGAGATTTATAGAGATTTAAGTAACTTTCTGCTAGACAGAATCATCATGCACCTCACAGAACATTGAATTAGTACTAATTTCACTGGATACAGGCAATTAATGTCACAGTGAATCAAGAATAAATGTGAAATACAGACTTTAATGATTTATTGTTCTAAGTTATAAAAGTGTACTAAAACAGACATACAGCAATAGCTCGATCTAAAATGTGTCAGGCAAACTCCACTATCCAAGAAAATATCTAAATAACTAGGAAAGATCTCTAAAATTCTAGAACAGAATAAATGAATGGCACATAGGCTGGAGCACAAAACCTGGATGGCATTTTGTGGGTGAAGTCAGAGGTGGGCAGGACATGATGTCAGCCTGACATAATGTACTGCAGAGTTTTCTCCTAATGTGGATTACTGATTTAGTAGGATTAAATTGTTGATGATTTTGCATGATCCTAGATCTGTCAGTTCTTCGAAAATTTTGTTGGATGTATCATCATAGTAACAAATCGTAAACCTCAAATCTGCTCGGGAGCatttttgttctatgtaaacaaagaTTATCTCACACACTTAACTGGTTTCAATACATGGTAATCCGTTCAGCCATGGCCTCGCCATTCATAGATGAGTGACCAACTGCAATCGTTGCACAGATAATAAGAAGAGATTTTCAGAATGAAAGAATTTTGCCCAATTGTCAATATCTTTTAGCCTATCCTGATGATGATCATCTTTTTAAGAGATATCACTTCAGCCAAGagttaatttttatacatcagaAATTGAATAGctccttattattattagaagccAAACTCAGAGAAGTTGTGCTCTCATGACCACGCAGACTGTGTTCATTGCTCTCtggttttttgcaagtggcaatTTTTTGTATATGGTAGGCGATATTTGTTAAAGAGCACTGTTTGTCATCCAATTCACAAAGCCTGCTTGGCCCTGAAACACTTCCTtagagtttttattatttttcctagACACCTGCATGCAGATATTTAAAGAGGCTTTTTATGCCATTGCAGGTAAT comes from the Erpetoichthys calabaricus chromosome 4, fErpCal1.3, whole genome shotgun sequence genome and includes:
- the LOC114651065 gene encoding olfactory receptor 52K1-like, which gives rise to MNEYRRENNSYTVFIFSGFQGVREHRRFLFIPFFILFVLIIFCNSAIIYLIKSAPSLHSPMYFLIAAIAAIDMTVPVTFVPKMLFNFLCDWNEISLLGCLIQMYFVHFVASFESAILLIMAIDRYVAICNPLRYNDYINSSSFLIAFIAAVLRSFILIFLIVLMAGSLSYCLSNVIEHCYCEHMALVSLACGNTSKNNIMGLVAMCLLIGFDLLFILISYIKIFSVVVKSACGVERQKAIHTCSTHLIVILMTYLSAFCSLIAYRVKHSISSDVHILIGVLYLLLPCCCNPIIYGLRTKEIRDQIMKKISNMGS